One Phoenix dactylifera cultivar Barhee BC4 chromosome 14, palm_55x_up_171113_PBpolish2nd_filt_p, whole genome shotgun sequence DNA window includes the following coding sequences:
- the LOC103701370 gene encoding amino acid permease 3 encodes MGENGAEKHNQQASFPAMEVSIELGHHQQPQGGSKFYDDDQRLKRTGTLWTASAHIITAVIGSGVLSLAWAIAQLGWVAGPAVMLLFSFVIYYTSSLLADCYRFGDPITGKRNYTYMDAVHAYLGGFKVKFCGVIQYANLFGVAIGYTIAASISMMAIRRSNCFHEKGDKSPCHISSNPYMIIFGVSEIIFSQIPDFDQIWWLSIVAAVMSFTYSSIGLVLGIVQTIENGGFKGSLSGISIGTVTETQKIWRSLQALGDIAFAYSFSIILIEIQDTIKAPPPSEAKVMKKATMLSLAVTTFFYMVCGCMGYAAFGDDAPGNLLTGFGFYNPFWLLDIANAAIVIHLVGAYQVFCQPLFAFVEKWARQTWPKSTFITKETRIPLSSTRSYNLNLFRLVWRSAFVVLTTIISMLLPFFNDVVGLLGALGFWPLTVYFPIEMYIAQKKVPKWSTRWVSLQMLSIACLIVSISAAAGSIAGVVTDLKVYRPFKTSY; translated from the exons ATGGGCGAGAACGGTGCAGAGAAGCACAACCAGCAAGCAAGTTTCCCTGCGATGGAGGTCTCCATAGAACTGGGCCACCACCAGCAGCCCCAGGGGGGCTCCAAGTTCTATGACGACGACCAGCGGCTCAAGAGGACTG GGACTTTGTGGACGGCGAGCGCGCATATTATCACGGCAGTCATCGGCTCCGGCGTGCTGTCGCTGGCCTGGGCTATCGCGCAGCTCGGATGGGTCGCCGGCCCTGCTGTCATGCTCCTCTTCTCCTTTGTTATCTACTACACCTCTTCTCTTCTCGCCGATTGCTATCGCTTCGGCGATCCCATCACCGGCAAGCGCAACTACACCTACATGGACGCCGTTCATGCCTACCTTG GGGGCTTTAAGGTCAAGTTTTGTGGGGTTATCCAATATGCCAATCTCTTTGGAGTCGCCATTGGCTACACCATCGCCGCTTCCATTAGCATGAT GGCAATCCGGAGGTCCAACTGCTTCCATGAGAAAGGCGACAAGAGTCCCTGCCATATATCCAGCAATCCTTACATGATTATATTCGGTGTGTCCGAGATCATCTTCTCCCAGATTCCTGACTTCGATCAGATATGGTGGCTTTCCATTGTCGCTGCCGTCATGTCCTTCACCTACTCTTCCATTGGCCTTGTTCTCGGCATCGTCCAGACCATTG AGAATGGAGGTTTCAAAGGCAGTCTCAGCGGGATCAGCATCGGCACCGTCACCGAAACACAGAAGATCTGGCGTAGCCTCCAAGCCTTGGGAGACATTGCCTTCGCCTACTCCTTCTCCATCATCCTCATTGAAATCCAG GACACAATAAAGGCGCCGCCGCCGTCGGAGGCGAAGGTGATGAAGAAGGCCACGATGCTAAGCCTGGCGGTGACGACGTTCTTCTATATGGTCTGTGGCTGCATGGGCTACGCTGCATTCGGCGACGATGCCCCCGGCAACCTCCTCACTGGCTTTGGCTTCTACAACCCCTTCTGGCTCCTCGACATCGCGAACGCCGCCATCGTCATCCACCTCGTCGGTGCCTACCAGGTCTTCTGCCAGCCCCTCTTCGCCTTCGTCGAGAAATGGGCACGTCAAACCTGGCCCAAGTCCACCTTCATCACCAAGGAGACGAGAATTCCCCTCAGCTCCACCAGGTCCTACAATCTCAACCTCTTCCGCCTCGTGTGGCGCTCCGCCTTCGTCGTCCTCACCACCATCATCTCCAtgctcctccccttcttcaacgATGTCGTCGGCCTCCTTGGCGCGCTCGGCTTCTGGCCCCTCACCGTCTACTTCCCCATAGAGATGTACATAGCCCAGAAGAAGGTCCCCAAGTGGAGTACCAGGTGGGTAAGCCTCCAGATGCTAAGCATCGCCTGCCTCATCGTTTCcatctccgccgccgccggctcCATCGCCGGAGTTGTCACCGACCTCAAAGTCTACCGGCCATTCAAGACCAGCTATTGA